One part of the Penaeus monodon isolate SGIC_2016 unplaced genomic scaffold, NSTDA_Pmon_1 PmonScaffold_63, whole genome shotgun sequence genome encodes these proteins:
- the LOC119571439 gene encoding zinc finger protein 883-like, which yields MVNVAFSAFISLFPNSQCDNECLADWIPLAPLKDEEIYARESLFKEELHEDDSTDVDDICYKKVHPINFNDKSYRYQICNKTFTCGNLRRHMTAHTKKPYSCEICNKAFSTNSGRVRHMGVHTKYICNKKFSHKGYIGGHKEVHANEKP from the exons ATGGT GAATGTTGCATTCagtgcttttatttctttattccccaATTCACAGTGTGACAATGAATGCCTTGCCGACTGGATACCCTTAGCTCCACTCAaggatgaggaaatatatgcaaggGAATCACTATTCAAAGAAGAGCTCCACGAAGAT GATTCCACTGACGTTGACGACATATGTTATAAGAAAGTCCATCCTATTAATTTCAATGACAAGTCATACAGGTATCAAATTTGCAACAAGACCTTCACTTGCG GAAATCTACGAAGGCACATGACAGCACACACaaagaagccatacagctgtgagatttgcaataaggccttctcaaCTAATAGTGGTCGGGTAAGGCACATGGGTGTACATACGAAATACATTTGTAATAAGAAATTCTCACACAAAGGATATATCGGAGGCCATAAGGAAGTACATGCAAACGAGAAGCCATAG